The Thermodesulfobacteriota bacterium genome includes the window GTCCAGGCTGCCGCGGCTGGCCGGCCGGCGCTTGACCTCCTTGGACCGGGGGGCATCCTGGCCGTATCCCGGCAGCGGGGCGACCAGCAGGAGGGCCAGGAGGACTGGCAGCAGGGGACGGCGGGCCATGGTCAGAGCCGCAGGCTGGCGCGCACGGCCCACAAGCTGCCCAGGGTGCACAGCCCGGCAATGGCCACCACGAAGCCGGCCGCCAGTCCCAGAGGAAAGAAATGGAGGTCCAGAAAGCGCAGGAGGCCCTGGCCGGTCACCTGGGCCAAGAGCCACTGGAAGCCGGCGTACAGGAGGGCCATGCCGCAGCCCGCGCCCAGGAGCCCTTGCAGCAGGGCTTCCAGGAGGAAGGGCCCCTGGACATAGCTGGCGCTGGCCCCCAGGAGGCGCAGGATGGCGATCTCCTCCTGCCGGCGCAGGGCGGCCAGGCGGATGGTGGAGGAGACGATGAAGACGGCGGTCACCACCAGAAGGACGCCGCTGGCCACCAGCACCAGGCGGACGAGACTCACCACCCGCTTCAGGCGGTCTACCCAGTCATAGCCCTCCTGGACCCGGATGCTGCCGGGCAGCTGCGAAAGCTTGGCCGCCAGGTCCGGCAGCCGGGCCAGGGCCTCCAGGGTTCTTTGGGGGTAGACCTCCAGGGCCGGCGGCAGAAAGGCGGGGTCCAGATCGGCCAGGATGTCTTCTTCGGGGCCAAGACGGGTGGCCAGGCGGCCGAAGGCCTCGGCCGAGGAGACATAGGCCACCCGCGCGACACCGCCCCAGCCCTGGATCTCGGCCGCCAGGCGCTCCTGCACCTCGGCGGGCAGCTCGGCCTCGAAGTAGACCACCAGCTGGATCTCCTCCTGGAGACGGAGGGCGGCGTCCCGCAGGTTCTGGTAGACGAGGGCAAAGAAAGCGAAGAAGAGCACCGCCAGGCCAATGCTGATGGCGGTCAAGAGCTGGCTGGGCCAGGTCTGGGCCAGGCTCTTGCCGGTCTGGCGCCAAAGGTGGGAAAGGACGCTCATGACAGGCGGCAGCGCTGGGAACGGTCCGGGCAGAGGGGCTCGTTGGTCAGGACCAGCCGTCCTTTGTCCAGGGACAGGACCCGGCGGTGGGTGTGGCGGTAGATATCCTCATCGTGGGAGGCGAAGACGATGGTGGTGCCGGCGGCATTGAGCCGCTCGAAAAGCCTGATCACCTGCGCGCCCATGGCAGCATCCAGGTTGCCGGTTGGCTCGTCGGCCAGAAGCACCGCCGGCTCGTGCACCATGGCCCGGCCAATGGCCACCCGCTGCTGCTCGCCCCGGGAGAGGTTGGCCACGGGCGTCTCCAGCTTGTCGTCCAGGCCCAGGGCGTCCAGGATCTCGCCCACCTTGCGGGCGATGACCCGCGGCGGGGTGTAGCTCACCTCCAGGGCCATGGCCACGTTGGCAAAGGCCGAGGCCTGATCCAGGAGGCGGAAATCCTGATGCACGATGCCCATGCGCTCCCGGAACCCCGGGATCTCCCGGCGCTTCAGGGTGGCCAGATCCCGGCCCCCCACCTCCACCACCCCGGCGGTGGGGGATTCCATGCGGCTGATCAGCCGCAACAGGGTGGTCTTGCCAGCGCCGCTCGGGCCGGTGAGGAAGACCATCTCGCCGCGGCCGATGGTGAGGCTCACCCCGTTCAGGGCATGGACATCGGGCGGAAAGAGCTTGGTGACCTTGATGAGCTCGACGGCAGGATGGCTGGCCATGGGCGGATTCGACAGGACAAGACGTTTCCATTTACCCTGGGGTCGGGGAGGCGTCAAACGAAATCGACACCGGGCGCCAGCGGCCCGGTGGGAGCCCAGCCGGCGACCGGTGATTATGTCATTGACACCGCTCTGCCGGCCTGATACGCATGAGCCGATTCCCCCCGGCTGTCCCCCCCCGGTGCGGCAGCCTGTTCCGAAGGGATGCTGGCCTCCCACCCTTCCTTTTTCCCGGCCTGACCCGCAGATGCCCTGAACCCGGTCTGCCGGCTGGCCCGGGGGAAGAGTGCCCATGACTGACCCCCCGAAGACCTCAGCCGAAACGACCGCCGGCGAGCAACTGCAGCGGGACCTGGCCTGCGAGCGCCAGCACTGCCAGGAGCTGGAGGCCGCCAACGCCCAACTCCGCTCCCGCATTGCCGAGCTGGAGGAGACCAGCCAGGGGCAGCGGACCGCCCAGCTGGCCGCCGTGCTCCTGCAGGTGTTCGTGGAGGAGACCGGCGACCGGCTGTTCGACAAGGCCCTGGAGGTGGTGCAAGAAGCGCTGGCCAGCCGGCACGGGGTGTTCGGCTATATCGACGCCCAGGGGCATCTGGTCTGCCCGAGCCTGTCCCGGCTGCTGGCTGACTGCGAGGTGGCCGGCAAGTGCATCCACTACCCGCCGGAGAAATGGAAGGGGCTGTGGGCGCGGGCGCTCACGGAACGGCGGGCCTTGTACAGCAACGAGCCGCCGCTGGTGCCGGATGGTCATGTGGCCATTGCCAACAACCTGGCGGCGCCGATCCTGTTCCAGAACCGGGTGGTGGGGCTGTTGAACCTGGCCAACAGGGAGGGCGGCTTTCGCGAGGCGGACCGGGAGCTCCTGGAGGCCATCGCCCACCACATCGCGCCGGTGCTGTCGGTCTGGGTGGAGCGCAAGCTGCGGGAGGAGGAGCGGCAGGCCGCCGAGGCGGAGCGCCAGCGGCTGGCCAAGGCCCTGCAGGCCCTGAGCAACAGCCGGCAGGCCATGGTCCGGGCCGAAGGCGAGGGCGGCTTCCTTCAGGACGTCTGCCGGGTGATCGTCGAGGACTGCGGCTACAGCATGGTGTGGATCGGCTTTGCCGAGGATGACCCGGACAAGACCGTGCGGCCTGTGGCCCATGCCGGGCTCGAGGACGGCTACCTGGACACGCTGCACCTCAGCTGGGCCGACAACGAGCGGGGGCAAGGCCCCACCGGTACGGCCATCCGCCTCGGCCGGGTGGCGGTCTGCCGGAGCGTCCGGTCGGATCCGGCCTTCGCCCCCTGGCGCGAGCAGGCTTTGAGCCGCGGCTATGCCTCGTCCATCGTCTTTCCCCTCCGGGCTGCCGGCCGGGTCTTTGGCGCGATCAGCATCTATTCCCGGGAGGACGATCCGTTTTCGGACGGCGAGGTGAAGCTTTTAACCGAGCTGGCGGACGATCTGGCCTACGGTATCATGGCCCTGCGGGTGCGGGCCGCCCACGCCGAGGCCGAGTTGGCCCTGCGCCAGAACGAGGCCAAGCTTCGAACCATCATCGATCACCTCAGTGAAGGGCTGGTGGTGTCCGACCTGGCCGGCAACCTGTTCCACTGGAATCCTGCCGCCCTGGCCATGCACGGCTTTGGCAGCCTGGAGGAGGCCAGGCGCCACCTGTCTGAATTCACGGCGATCTTCGAGCTGGCCACCGCCCAGGACGGCATCCTGCCTCTGGAGCACTGGCCGCTCGCCCGTATCCTCCGGGGCGAGACGCTCGCCGGCTGGGAGGTGCTGGTGCGGCGGCGTGACCGCTCCTGGCAGCGGGTGTTCAGCTACGGCGGCACCCTGGCCCGGGACAAGGACGGCCAGCCGCTGCTGGCCATCGTCACCCTCTCGGACATCACCGAGCGCAAGGAGGCCGAGGAGAAGCTGTTGCGGGCCAAGGAGGACTGGGAGCGCACCTTCGACGCCGTGCCTGATCTCATTGCCATTCTCGACCAGGAGCACCGGATCGTGCGCGCCAACCGGGCCATGGCCATGCGTTTGGGACTGTCGGCAGAGCAGTGCCTGAACAAGCGCTGCTTCACCTGCGTGCATGGCACCGGTGCCCCGGCCGGGCTGTGCCCCCATGTCCAGACCATCAAGGACGGCCAGGAGCACCAGGCCGAGCTCCATATCCCCAGGCTGGGCGGCGATTTTCTGGTCACCACCACCCCGCTCCTGGGCCGCGACGGCACCATGACCGGCACCGTCCACGTGGCGCGGGACATCACCGAGCGCAAGATGGCCGAGGAGAAGGTCAGAAGGCTCAACCAGGACCTCTCCCGGAGCGTCCTGGAGCTGGAGGTGGCCAATCGGGAGCTGGAGGCCTTCTCCTATTCGGTCTCCCACGATCTGCGGGCGCCGCTCCGGAGCATCGCCGGCTTCAGTCTGGCCATCAAGGAAGACCATGCCGGCCGGCTGGATGAGGAGGGGCAGGACGCCCTGGAGCGGGTGCTGGCCGCCGCGGCCCGGATGGGACAGATCATCGACGACCTCCTGCACCTGTCCCAGGTGACCCGGAGCGGTATCCGCCGCCGCCGGGTAAGCCTGAGCGCGCTGGCGGCCCGGATTGCCAACAGCCTTCTGCAGGATCGGCCGGCACGGCAGGTGGAGCTGGTGATTGCCCCAGGGGTGGAGGTGGGCGCCGACGAGCGGCTGCTGCACCTGGCCCTGGAGAACCTTGTTGGCAACGCCATCAAGTTCACGGAGCGGCAGCCGTGGGCCAGGATCGAGGTGGGGATGACCGGCGAGGGCGGGGAGCGGGTCTACTTCGTGCGGGACAACGGCGCCGGGTTTGACATGCGGTACAGCGACCGGCTGTTCAAGCCGTTCCAGCGGCTGCACTCGCCCGGGGAGTTTGCCGGCAGCGGCATCGGCCTGGCCACGGTGCGGCGCATCATCGACCGCCACGGCGGCCGGGTCTGGATCGAAAGCCAGCCGGGCCAGGGCACGGTCGTCTTCTTCACCCTGGGCGAGGGACGGCCGGAGCCGGCCGGAGCCGCGAACAGACGGCAAAGCGACGGGCCATGAGCAAAGAGCTGCGGGTGCTGATCGTCGAGGATTCCGAGGACGACGCGCTGCTCCTGTTGCGGGAGCTGCGCCGGGGTGGCTACCAGCCGGTCTGGGAGCGGGTGGAGACCGCGGCGGCCATGGAGGCGGCCCTGGCTGCGGGCCCCTGGGATGTCATCATCTCCGACTACGTCATGCCCCGCCTAAGCGGCCTCGACGCCCTGGACATCCTCCACGACACGGGCCAGGATCTGCCCTTCATCATCGTCTCCGGCAATATCGGCGAGGACATCGCGGTGGGGGCGATGAAGGCCGGGGCCCACGACTATATCCTCAAGGGCAGGATGGCCAGGCTGGTGCCGGCGGTGGAACGGGAGCTCCGGGAGGCCGAGGTGCGCCGCGAGCACCGCCGGGCCGCCGAGGCCCTGGCCCGCTACCACGAAGATCTGGAGAGGCAGGTCCGGGAGCGCACCACCGAGCTGCAGGCGAGCAAGCGCGAGCTGGAGCGGCTGGTGGCGGAACTGGAGCGCTCCAACCGGGAGCTGGAGCAGTTCGCCTATGTGGCCAGTCACGATCTGCAGGAGCCGCTGCGCATGGTCAGCGGCTTCGTGGGCCTGCTGGCGCGGCGCTTCGAGGGGCAGCTCGATGACAAGGCCCGGCAGTATATCGGGTATGCCCTGGAGGGCGCCGAGCGGATGGGCCAGCTGATCCGGGATCTTCTGGTCTTCTCCCGGGTGCGGCGGGACAACCGGGAGCCGTCCCAGGTGGACTTGAGCCAGGTGCTGAGCGCTGTTCTGGCCAATTGCCAGGCACTGGTGCAGGACACCGGCGCCCGGGTCACCGGTGAGCCGCTGCCCGTGGTCCAGGGTGATGCCACCCAGCTGGCCCAGCTGATGCAAAACCTGGTCACCAATGCCATCAAGTTCCGCCGCCCGGATACCTCCCCCCGGGTCCACATCGCCGCCCAGCGCCAGCCTGACTCCTGGCTCCTCAAGGTGGAGGACAACGGCATCGGCATTGCACCGGAGCATCGGGAGCAGATCTTCCAGATCTTTGCCCGGCTGCACAGCCGCCAGCACTACGCTGGCACCGGTATCGGCCTGGCGGTCTGCCAGCGGGTGGTGGAGTGCCACGGCGGCCGCATCTGGGTCGAAGACAGCCCGGCCGGTGGCTCGACCTTCCTCTTCACCCTGCCGGCCTGATCGAGGCCCCGCTCGGCCTACCGGTCCTTCTTGGCCCCGGTCGCCGGCCGGCAGGGCGCCCTCTTGACTTCGGGAGCCGCTTCCGTAACATCGATCGTACGAGGCCAGGGCCGGCAGCCGTGTGGGGCGCCGCCGGCTGCGGCCGAAAAACGTGCGAGGAGGGCGGCCATGACCACGATGCAGGCGGTGCAGCAGGTCGGCTTCGGATCGGCGGCGGTTCTGGCCTTGGCCACGGTGCCGCGGCCGCAGCCGGGACCGGGCGAGCTCCTGGTGCGGGTGCGGGCCGCGGGGGTCAACCCGGTGGACTGGAAGATCCGGGAGGGCTATCTCCGGGACTTTTTCGATTTTCGGCCGCCCTTCATCCCGGGCTTCGACCTCTCGGGCATCGTGGAGGGGGTGGGCCCGGGCGTGACCGCCTTCGAGCCCGGGGAGGAGGTCTTCGCCTTTCTCCCCCTGGCCCGGCCCGGCGCCCTGGCCGAGTATGCCGTGGTCAAGGTCGAGGAGGCAGCGGCCAAGCCCCAGACCCTGACCCATACCGAGGCAGCCGGGGTGCCCCTGGCGGCGCTCACCGCCTGGCAGGCCCTGTTCGACATCGCCAGCCTCGGCCGCGGCCAGAGCGTGCTCATCCATGCCGCGGCCGGCGGGGTCGGCCATTTCGCCACCCAGCTCGCCAACTGGGCCGGTGCCCACGTCATCGGCACCGCCTCGGCGGGCAATCTGGACTTTCTGCGCCAGCATGGTGTCCACCAGGGGGTGGATTACACGGCCGGCCCCTTTGAAGAGCAGGTGCCGGCTGTGGACGTGGTCCTCGATACCCTGTCCGGCGACACCCGGGAGCGCTCCTGGCGGCTCGTGAAGCCCCACGGCATCCTGGTCTCCACCCTGCCACCGCCGCCGGTGGTGCCGGCCGGGGCGGCAGCCGGGGTGCGGGGCATGCACATGCTGGTGCGGCCCAGCGGCGCCCAGCTGGGCCGCCTGGCTGATCTCATCGACAGCCGCGTCGTGCGGCCCGAGGTGACGGTCCTGCCCTTCGTCCAGATCCACCAGGCCCAGGCCTTAAGCCAGAGCGGCCACACCCGTGGCAAGATCGTGCTCGCGATCGGGGAGCCGTAGGATGCACACCATCGAAGAAGCGGCGGCCCGGGCGGTAGCCCTGGCCAGGAGGATGCGGCATCTTTTCATCGCCACCGCCGATGCCGCCGGCCTGCCGCATCTGGCGGCCGCCGAGGAGATGGCCCTGCGGGCCGACGGCCGGCTTGCGGTAACCGCCTGGTTCTGCCCGCAGACCGTGGTCAATCTGAGCGCCAATCCGCGGATCTCGGTGGTGGCCTGGGATTCGGCCGCGGACGACGGCCTGCAGGTCCTGGGCGAGGCGGAGGCGGTGGAGGAGGTGGCCTTCCTGGATGGCCTGGCCCCCGGGGAGGAGGCCCACCCCCTGCCGCAGGTGGAGCGACGGATCGTCATCCGGCCCACCCGGACGCTCGTCTTCACACTTGCCCCGCACACCGACCGGGAGGAGTGAGCGGAGCCGGCGGTCGGCCATTGGCGGCCTCGGGGGAAGGAGCCCCCGTGCTCAGGGCACCGGGGCAACGTCGATCCCGCGAGGTGTGTCCCGGAGCTCCGAAGGCGTGCAGACCCGCACGGTCAGCCCGCCGTACCGCTTGTCGTAGGGCGGCTCAGCCGAGGGGGTTACGAGGTAGCTCCTCCCGCCCGGGTAGTGGCTGCGAAACACCTGAAGGCCAGACGGATCGAAGGCGTCGGCGCTCCATTTGCACTCGACGGCATCCACCTCGTCGCGGCGGCGGGTGAGGACGAAATCCACCTCGCGGCCCTGCTTGTCGCGCCAATAGCGGGCGGGACTGTCTGGCAGCAGCGCCTGCAGATGCTCCAGGACCAGGTGCTCCCACAGGACGCCGAGATCCTCGGCCCGCAACGGGTCCCAGCCTCGCGCAAACCCCACGAAGCCGGTATCGAAGCCGTACACCTTCGGCATCTTGACGATCTCGTTCTGCCCGCCGCGGTGAAAGGGCCGGACCACCGCCACCGCGTGTGTGATCTCAAGGGCGCGCAGATGGCTTTCCACCGTGGGACGGCTGATGCCCAGAGCCGCGGCGGCTCTCGTGGCTTCGAACTGCCCCCCACTCTGGCGCAAGATATACTCGAAGAACGCGTTGAAGCGGTTCATGTCCCGAAAGCCAAAGAGCCGTTGGATGTCGCGGGCAAAGAACGAATCGAGCCACTCCCGGTAGAAGGACGGCCGCTTGACGTCCGCCAGAAGAGCGGGAGGGAGCCCTCCGAGAAAGAGCCGCTGGGGCAGGGGCGCACCGAACGCCGCCAGCTCGTCCCACAGGACCGGCAGCAGATGGACGGTGCGCTTTCGGCCCGTCAGGGTGTCGCGGAACTTCCTGCTTGCCGCCAGCGTCGAGGAGCCGGTGGCAAGAATCTTGAGCGCAGGGAAGAGGTCGGCGCCAATCTTCAGCAGGCGCGAGGGGTCGCGGAGCTGGTGGATTTCGTCGAAGACGACCACCGGCCTGGTGCAGGAGCGGAAGAAGAGCTGGGGGTCGCTGACCCGATCCTCCACCGCGGGGAGATCGCAGTTGACGTACTCCACGATGTCGGCCCCGAGGCCTTCAGCCAGCGTGGTCTTGCCGGACCGGCGCACACCGCACAGCCAGGCGATGGGCGCTTCACGCCAAGCGGCTTCGATCCGTTCCCGCCAGAAGGGTCTGTCGATCATAGAAGCGTAGTATGCATTCAGTTTTACTAAATGTAAAGTACGGTTGCGCTGCGGCAGGTATTCCCTGGCGGGATGGGTGAAGAGGGGGCCGCCACCTTGCCGCTCCACGTAGCGGAGCAGGGCGTCCGGATGGAGGAGATAGCTTTCGGCTTCGTAGCGCTGCCAGCGGTCGATGCGGAGGCTGCTGGCAACAAGCTCGTGGTCCGGGGTTTTCCGGTTGTCGCCATCGAGAAGCATGTAGCCACGAAGGCCTGCCTGCACGGCCTTGAGAGCGAAGAAATGCTCCCGGGCCTCCCGTGGCCGCCGGCCCTGCATGGGGTGCACGAAGGGCTTGCCTTCGAACCAGCGGGCCATGGGGTGCTCTAGGACGTTGGCCCAGGCAGCGAGGAGATCGCGGTCCGACTCGGCCTCCACGTAAAGGACTCCGGGCGATGCCTCAGCCAGGAGCAGATCCATGGCGGTGAGCCGTTTCAGGGCCTCCACCACCTGGCTGCGCTCGGCGTCGTGGCCCAGGGGGTGGGGTTTGCCATCCAGCGAGAGGATCATCTCCGGGCTCGTGTTGTTGATGAGCACCTCGGAGTGGGTGGCGATGATGAGCTGGCAACCCTGGTCGGCAGCGATCTGCCGGAGCCGGTTGTAGATCTGTTTCTGCAGAATGACATGGAGATGGGCGTCCGGCTCGTCGAGAAGGAGCACCGTGGCCGGCCGGGCGTGGAAGAAGGCCAGGAGCAGCAGCACCTGATGAAAGCCGCTGCCGGCGCTCGCCACATCGAGGGGGGCCAGGCCGTTCTTCCCCCTGCCGGCGGGGATGCCAGGCAGGTACTCGCAGAGGATGAACGGCCGGCCTTCGTATTCGGGGCTCAGGAGCCGGTAGCCGAAGAGGGCCTCGATCTCCCCGGCAAAGGCGGACCAGG containing:
- a CDS encoding permease-like cell division protein FtsX, with translation MSVLSHLWRQTGKSLAQTWPSQLLTAISIGLAVLFFAFFALVYQNLRDAALRLQEEIQLVVYFEAELPAEVQERLAAEIQGWGGVARVAYVSSAEAFGRLATRLGPEEDILADLDPAFLPPALEVYPQRTLEALARLPDLAAKLSQLPGSIRVQEGYDWVDRLKRVVSLVRLVLVASGVLLVVTAVFIVSSTIRLAALRRQEEIAILRLLGASASYVQGPFLLEALLQGLLGAGCGMALLYAGFQWLLAQVTGQGLLRFLDLHFFPLGLAAGFVVAIAGLCTLGSLWAVRASLRL
- the ftsE gene encoding cell division ATP-binding protein FtsE produces the protein MASHPAVELIKVTKLFPPDVHALNGVSLTIGRGEMVFLTGPSGAGKTTLLRLISRMESPTAGVVEVGGRDLATLKRREIPGFRERMGIVHQDFRLLDQASAFANVAMALEVSYTPPRVIARKVGEILDALGLDDKLETPVANLSRGEQQRVAIGRAMVHEPAVLLADEPTGNLDAAMGAQVIRLFERLNAAGTTIVFASHDEDIYRHTHRRVLSLDKGRLVLTNEPLCPDRSQRCRLS
- a CDS encoding GAF domain-containing protein, which translates into the protein MTDPPKTSAETTAGEQLQRDLACERQHCQELEAANAQLRSRIAELEETSQGQRTAQLAAVLLQVFVEETGDRLFDKALEVVQEALASRHGVFGYIDAQGHLVCPSLSRLLADCEVAGKCIHYPPEKWKGLWARALTERRALYSNEPPLVPDGHVAIANNLAAPILFQNRVVGLLNLANREGGFREADRELLEAIAHHIAPVLSVWVERKLREEERQAAEAERQRLAKALQALSNSRQAMVRAEGEGGFLQDVCRVIVEDCGYSMVWIGFAEDDPDKTVRPVAHAGLEDGYLDTLHLSWADNERGQGPTGTAIRLGRVAVCRSVRSDPAFAPWREQALSRGYASSIVFPLRAAGRVFGAISIYSREDDPFSDGEVKLLTELADDLAYGIMALRVRAAHAEAELALRQNEAKLRTIIDHLSEGLVVSDLAGNLFHWNPAALAMHGFGSLEEARRHLSEFTAIFELATAQDGILPLEHWPLARILRGETLAGWEVLVRRRDRSWQRVFSYGGTLARDKDGQPLLAIVTLSDITERKEAEEKLLRAKEDWERTFDAVPDLIAILDQEHRIVRANRAMAMRLGLSAEQCLNKRCFTCVHGTGAPAGLCPHVQTIKDGQEHQAELHIPRLGGDFLVTTTPLLGRDGTMTGTVHVARDITERKMAEEKVRRLNQDLSRSVLELEVANRELEAFSYSVSHDLRAPLRSIAGFSLAIKEDHAGRLDEEGQDALERVLAAAARMGQIIDDLLHLSQVTRSGIRRRRVSLSALAARIANSLLQDRPARQVELVIAPGVEVGADERLLHLALENLVGNAIKFTERQPWARIEVGMTGEGGERVYFVRDNGAGFDMRYSDRLFKPFQRLHSPGEFAGSGIGLATVRRIIDRHGGRVWIESQPGQGTVVFFTLGEGRPEPAGAANRRQSDGP
- a CDS encoding ATP-binding protein, whose translation is MSKELRVLIVEDSEDDALLLLRELRRGGYQPVWERVETAAAMEAALAAGPWDVIISDYVMPRLSGLDALDILHDTGQDLPFIIVSGNIGEDIAVGAMKAGAHDYILKGRMARLVPAVERELREAEVRREHRRAAEALARYHEDLERQVRERTTELQASKRELERLVAELERSNRELEQFAYVASHDLQEPLRMVSGFVGLLARRFEGQLDDKARQYIGYALEGAERMGQLIRDLLVFSRVRRDNREPSQVDLSQVLSAVLANCQALVQDTGARVTGEPLPVVQGDATQLAQLMQNLVTNAIKFRRPDTSPRVHIAAQRQPDSWLLKVEDNGIGIAPEHREQIFQIFARLHSRQHYAGTGIGLAVCQRVVECHGGRIWVEDSPAGGSTFLFTLPA
- a CDS encoding NADP-dependent oxidoreductase, which encodes MTTMQAVQQVGFGSAAVLALATVPRPQPGPGELLVRVRAAGVNPVDWKIREGYLRDFFDFRPPFIPGFDLSGIVEGVGPGVTAFEPGEEVFAFLPLARPGALAEYAVVKVEEAAAKPQTLTHTEAAGVPLAALTAWQALFDIASLGRGQSVLIHAAAGGVGHFATQLANWAGAHVIGTASAGNLDFLRQHGVHQGVDYTAGPFEEQVPAVDVVLDTLSGDTRERSWRLVKPHGILVSTLPPPPVVPAGAAAGVRGMHMLVRPSGAQLGRLADLIDSRVVRPEVTVLPFVQIHQAQALSQSGHTRGKIVLAIGEP
- a CDS encoding pyridoxamine 5'-phosphate oxidase family protein; translated protein: MHTIEEAAARAVALARRMRHLFIATADAAGLPHLAAAEEMALRADGRLAVTAWFCPQTVVNLSANPRISVVAWDSAADDGLQVLGEAEAVEEVAFLDGLAPGEEAHPLPQVERRIVIRPTRTLVFTLAPHTDREE
- a CDS encoding AAA family ATPase codes for the protein MITRVTVSRFKQFEEEVFDLREHVILAGPNNSGKTTLLQAIKTWNLALQKWATQKGTASKAKKRIGVPITRKDFTAIPLREMSLLWKDRAVSQRKDEGDGKAGFPRVMRIMLDGTDQDGPWTLAFELRYQSSEQIYVKPAEEHLDLVPRVLAQFRVAHVPPFSGIGAEETRYDQPYQDLLIGQGKAGDILRNLLLEIRRQDEEGQAWSAFAGEIEALFGYRLLSPEYEGRPFILCEYLPGIPAGRGKNGLAPLDVASAGSGFHQVLLLLAFFHARPATVLLLDEPDAHLHVILQKQIYNRLRQIAADQGCQLIIATHSEVLINNTSPEMILSLDGKPHPLGHDAERSQVVEALKRLTAMDLLLAEASPGVLYVEAESDRDLLAAWANVLEHPMARWFEGKPFVHPMQGRRPREAREHFFALKAVQAGLRGYMLLDGDNRKTPDHELVASSLRIDRWQRYEAESYLLHPDALLRYVERQGGGPLFTHPAREYLPQRNRTLHLVKLNAYYASMIDRPFWRERIEAAWREAPIAWLCGVRRSGKTTLAEGLGADIVEYVNCDLPAVEDRVSDPQLFFRSCTRPVVVFDEIHQLRDPSRLLKIGADLFPALKILATGSSTLAASRKFRDTLTGRKRTVHLLPVLWDELAAFGAPLPQRLFLGGLPPALLADVKRPSFYREWLDSFFARDIQRLFGFRDMNRFNAFFEYILRQSGGQFEATRAAAALGISRPTVESHLRALEITHAVAVVRPFHRGGQNEIVKMPKVYGFDTGFVGFARGWDPLRAEDLGVLWEHLVLEHLQALLPDSPARYWRDKQGREVDFVLTRRRDEVDAVECKWSADAFDPSGLQVFRSHYPGGRSYLVTPSAEPPYDKRYGGLTVRVCTPSELRDTPRGIDVAPVP